One window from the genome of Saimiri boliviensis isolate mSaiBol1 chromosome 2, mSaiBol1.pri, whole genome shotgun sequence encodes:
- the GPR33 gene encoding putative G-protein coupled receptor 33 codes for MDLINSTDYLIDASTLVRNSTQFLAPASKMIIAVTLFISTIIGTITNGLYLWVLRYKMKQTVNTLLFFHLILSYFISTLIIPFIAISQVQDNHWNFGTALCKVFNSILSLGMFTSVFFLSAISLDRYLLTLHPVWSQQHRTPRWASSIILGVWISAAALSIPYLIFRETHHDHKGKVTCRNNYAVSTNWESKEMQTLRQWIHAAFYISRFLLGFLLPFFIIIFCYERVASKVKERGLFKSSKPFKVMMTAIVSFFVCWMPYHIYQGLILIKNQSLLLELTLILTVLTTSFNTIFSPTLYLFIGENFKKVFKKSIFALFESTFSEDSSAERTQNLNSGA; via the coding sequence ATGGATCTGATCAACTCTACTGATTACCTGATCGATGCCTCTACTTTAGTAAGAAACAGTACTCAGTTTCTAGCCCCTGCATCAAAAATGATTATTGCCGTTACTTTGTTCATTTCAACAATAATTGGCACCATCACCAATGGCCTCTATCTATGGGTGCTAAGATACAAGATGAAACAGACTGTCAATACTCTCTTATTTTTTCATCTCattctctcatattttatttcaacattgATTATACCATTTATagccatctcccaagttcaagacaATCACTGGAACTTTGGAACTGCCTTGTGCAAGGTCTTCAACAGCATTTTGTCTCTGGGGATGTtcacctctgttttctttctttcggCCATCAGTCTTGATCGTTACCTGCTCACTCTTCACCCAGTGTGGTCCCAGCAGCACCGAACCCCACGTTGGGCTTCCAGCATCATTCTGGGAGTCTGGATCTCAGCAGCTGCCCTCAGCATCCCCTATTTGATTTTCAGAGAGACACATCATGACCATAAAGGAAAGGTGACTTGCCGAAATAACTATGCTGTGTCTACTAACTGGGAAAGCAAGGAGATGCAAACATTAAGGCAATGGATTCATGCAGCCTTTTACATCAGCCGCTTCTTGCTGGGCTTTCTTCTGCctttcttcatcatcatcttttGTTATGAAAGAGTAGCCAGCAAGGTGAAAGAGAGGGGCCTGTTTAAATCCAGCAAGCCCTTCAAAGTTATGATGACTGCTATTGTCTCTTTCTTTGTGTGCTGGATGCCCTACCATATATACCAAGGCTTAATTCTCATTAAGAACCAGTCACTACTTTTAGAGTTGACTCTGATACTTACAGTGCTAACCACTTCCTTCAATACTATCTTTTCTCCCacactttacttatttattgggGAGAACTTCAAAAAGGTCTTCAAGAAGTCCATTTTTGCTCTGTTTGAGTCAACATTTAGCGAGGATTCTTCTGCAGAAAGGACACAAAACCTAAATTCAGGAGCCTAA